The DNA region CGTTTGCTATATTCTTTCACTTTTTTTCGTTCAACCCGCACGCCTTTATCGCGACCTAATGAAATATCGAGTGTATCCTTCAGAAATTTTGTATCGAGTAAGGTATTGCCGATAAAGGTATTTTCGAAAAATACATTCGCTTGTCCTTCCAGAAAATTGTATTGCTCCCAATCACTCATGCGTGCAGTGAGAAAAACATCTTTATCTAACCGCGGAGCGCAATAATATTGATATTGAGCAGGAGCTAGAATACTTTGAATTTGCACGGTGTAAGATTGCTGATTGGAGGGAATCGAATATTTTTCTTCAATTACAAATTCCGCATTAACAATGTTGAGTTGTGGACTAACCTGCGGCTGCGCATTTTGGGTTTGTCCGGATTTTTTAGACCGTGTTTTACGAATACTTTTCACCTCCACTTCCTGCAATGAAGTCGCATTCATCATCATGCTTGGTGACGCATAATACAATTGCGAAGTGCCTTCATTGGCAATGATGGCTCCATCTGCATAACCCATTCCATTTCCACTAAAAACTATTTCCGGACGCTTATCCACAGCCACTACAATTTCTTCTTGTTGTTTTAAGGGTTCCATGTAAACAATAAATTCATCATCGTTCACACTGATGGATTGATTTTGATATCCGACAAAAGAAATCGTTAAAGCATTCCCGTTTTGTGGCAAGGTCAATGCAAATTTCCCTTCCGAATCGCTGGTGGTTCCCACATTGGTTCCGTTTACCATAATCACACTTCCCTTTAAAGGCTCTCCGGTTTCTTTGCTGTAAACAACACCTTTCACTTTTACATAGCGGCTATCGGTATACTGATAATAATTGGATTGCGGAATGGGGGATTGATACGATTGATTGAGCTGCAAGTACCAGGGTTGAATCTGAGGTGCTCTGCTGCTGCGGGAAGGATCGCCGGTGGACAATTTTATTTTTACATTCTCCCAGTTCTCGCCGGAGTTTTGCATCACATTGGCTTTGTATTCAATCAGCATTGGTTCTCCAACATTTTTTACACGGATATCATAACTCGGAAACCAGCGTGCGTTGGGAACGATGTATCCAATTTCAAAATCTGCTTTGGTTTCTTTTGTGGCCAGCACTTTTATGACTACCTCATAAGAAACGGTTTGACGGGAAATATTAAGTGCAACAATTTGCTGCATGATGTTTTGCAAATTCTCTGCAATCTGATCCAATTGCCGCTTTACCGATAATTGCTCCGTCATAATTGCATTCATTTTTAAACGCAGCATTTCCTGTGCTTTTACAACCTGTTCTACTGTTACACCTTGGGTAGTAGTGGAAATGTATTGCAAATTGCCAATAATGTTTTCTTCGGCTTGCAATACACTGAATTTCGCAATGAGGTCTTCTGAACTTCGCTGCAATTCTTTTTTCTTAATTTCCAGTTCCGTATTTCTCGTTTTACTCAACTCCTGGTCGTCGTAGTTCACCTGGTGATTTACGGAAAGGATGGTAATATCTGCATCTGTTCTTACTTGCAGACTTTCTTTTTTCAGAAGTGGTGTGGCATCTTTAATTTTTATTTCATGTTCACCTGCCGGAATAAGCAAATAGCCGGTTCTGTTCACCTGCGCACCTGCGGTGAAGACGGTGACATCGCGAATAGCGGTTTTTAATTCAAGGTCCTTACCCCACAAACTAAGAGGTGAAAGGCACAACAAGAGGATGATTTTTTTCATAGCGCTTTTTAGTATAAGATGCGTGAGGAGAATAATTCCATAAGCAAACGCAAAAAAATCAGATTGGTATAAAAAAAGCCGGTCCATTACTGAACCGGCTTCCTTGATGAAGATACATCCATCAAATATCAATTTTTGCGTATTTCGCATTTTTCTCAATGAATTCGCGGCGAGGCGGAACGTCATCTCCCATAAGCATGGAGAATATACGATCACATTCTGCTGCACTTTCAATGGTAACCTGGCGCAGGGTTCTGAATTCAGGATTCATGGTGGTTTCCCACAATTGTTCTGCATTCATCTCTCCAAGACCTTTATAACGCTGAATGTTTACGCTACTGTCTTTCCCTTGTCCTTTTAACTCCGCAATAAACTGATCACGTTGTTCATCGTTCCATGCGTATTTCGCTTGTTGTCCTTTCTTAACGAGATACAGCGGCGGGGTAGCAATGTAAACATATCCATTTTCAATGAGTTCTTTCATGTAACGGAACAGGAAGGTTAGAATTAAAGTGGTAATGTGACTTCCATCCACATCGGCATCGGTCATGATAACGATTTTGTGGTAACGGAGTCTGGAGATATCCAGTGCTTTGGAATCTTCCTCGGTTCCAACTTTAACCCCTAATGCGGTGTAAATATTTTTAATCTCTTCGTTTTCGAAAATTTTGTGGTACATCGCTTTCTCCACATTCAGGATTTTACCACGTAGCGGCATAATCGCCTGAAAACGACGATCGCGTCCCTGCTTCGCTGTTCCACCCGCAGAATCACCCTCAACGAGGAATAATTCGCAAGCAGCCGGATCACGTTCGGAGCAGTCTGCCAGTTTACCCGGCAATGATGTTCCACCCATTACACTCTTACGCTGCACCATTTCACGCGCTTTACGGGCGGCGTGACGAGCAGTAGCGGCAAGAATTACTTTGTTTACGATCTGACGGGCGTCTTTCGGATTTTCTTCGAGGTAATTGTTCAGCATTTCGCCTACGGCCTGATCAACTGCCCCCATTACTTCATTGTTCCCCAATTTAGTTTTGGTCTGACCCTCAAACAATGGCTCTGCAACTTTTACAGAAACGATAGCGGTTAATCCTTCACGAAAATCATCACCCGAAATTTCAAATTTCAAGTTCTTGAGCATCCCCGAATCATCTGCATACTTTTTCAACGTACGTGTTAAACCGCGACGAAAACCGGCAAGGTGTGTACCGCCTTCATGCGTATTGATGTTGTTTACGTACGAGTGAATGTTTTCGGAAAACGATGTATTGTAAATCATCGCCACCTCAACAGGAATTCCGGCTTTTTCGCCTTCCATATACACCACATCAGCCATCAGGGCTTCACGGTTTTGATCCAGAAAACGAACAAACTCTTTTAATCCACCTTCAGAAAAATATTCTTCTCTGCGGAATTCGCCATTGTCGTCTGCCGAACGTTTATCCGTTAAACTCAAGTGAATTCCTTTATTCAAAAAAGCCAACTCGCGCAAACGGGTCGCCAGCGTATCGAATTTATATTCATGAACGAAGAAAATAGAAGTGTCCGGCTTAAACGTAACAATCGTTCCGCGATAATCCGTTTCACCAACTTCCTTTACCGAATAAAGTGGTTTACCAATGGAATACTCCTGCACATAATGCTTACCACTACGGTGAACTTCAACTTTCAATGCAGTAGAAAGTGCATTTACACACGATACCCCTACACCGTGCAATCCACCGGAAACCTTATACGAATCCTTGTCAAATTTACCACCGGCGTGAAGCACCGTCATTACCACTTCTAAAGCAGAACGCTGCTCCTTTTCGTGGAAATCTACCGGAATACCGCGACCATTATCCTTAACGGTAATCGAATTGTCTTCATTGATCCACACTTCAACATGCGTACAGTGACCCGCAAGGGCCTCGTCAATCGAGTTATCTACCACCTCATACACCAGGTGATGGAGACCTTTTTCACCGACATCTCCGATGTACATCGCAGGACGTTTACGAACCGCTTCAAGACCTTCCAGAACCTGTATACTATCCGCCGAATATTCACCAGCTTTTTTCTCGGTTGTTTCACTCATTTTTTATCAGATTTTTAATGTGATTTTTAAAGGAAAACAAAGATAACATTATAGCCCAATTAAAGAGGGAAAAAGAGCTTAAAAATGGAGTAGAAAATCAAAAAAAAATCAACAGAAAACAGGATCAAAAACAAGGTAATTGTTGAAAGAAAAAATCAACCAAAAACTTGTGAAACTCGGAGATTCATCTTTACACTAAAAAATCAATCCCATTTTATTCAATCATCCCGGAATCCAATCCGAATACATGCACCACACCAACCCTACATAACTGATAAACAACACCTTGAAATATCAGAGAAACGACACGGTTAAACGCCGTCCATTTTCTGGAATTCCATACAACTGGATGCACCCCAAAAGAAAAGGCCTGAAAAGGGATTTTACAGGCCTTAGATTCCAAAATTCGGTTCAGACAAGTGTTAATAACTATAAAGCTCTCCAACGCGAAATTTGCCCTTAAAACGAATAAGTGGCTCCGCCCAGGATATTTATACCCTGAACGGGATATTTATACCAGTACTGATAGCGTTGTGCAGCAATGTTGTTGATGTTTAAAAAAGCAGAAATGCGTTTTGTATAGCGGTACTCAATACCAAGGTTTGCATCAACAAAAGGTTTCATTTTGTAAGCGTAGGTTTTGTCGCCATTGTCATAGCTAACCTCTTCCGCTCCATCCACTGCAAAAGGAGAACGTGCCCAACGATTTCCAACAAAAAATATATCAGCACGAATAACCAGCTTATCGTATAAATCATAAAAACCGGAAGCCGTAATTTTTAAATCAGGAATTCCCCAGGCGTGTTCTTCATTGGTTAAATTATAATGGAAATATTCTCCGCGAAGCAGGACTTTAATTTTTTCTGTTTTCTGCCAATTAATCTGACCACTCAACCGAATTAAATCCCCATTGTCGTACACCAATCCGAATTTGGTCTGCGGAGAAAAAACCGTATCCGTAACAAACATCGCCAGATCTTTCATTTTCGTAAATGAAAACTTGGCATTGAATGAAAGCGTAGAACTAAATGTGCCACGGATACCACCATACACATTCAATTTATCAATGGTGTTTCGCAGGTCCTGATTAAAGGTCATTAAAAACGGATTTTCATCGGTTAATGTTTTATAACCATTTCTGCGAACACCACCATCTGCTCCGGCATAGGGGACAAAAATATCGTTGAACAAACTATACCTGAATTCTACATCCGGGAAAAAATAAAAACTGGCATCGCCGCTATAGACATCCATAGCTACTTTTAAACCAGCTTTTCCAATCCAGTTTTTCCCTTTGGAAATGATGTGCGGATTAAATACTGCCAGAAAATTTTCTTGTGCCGTAACCGTTTTTTTATCTTCTAAACAAGTTAGACAACTATCATAGTTATAAGTCCCTTTAAAGGAATTGTACAACAACGAAAAATCAAGACCATAAATTTCCTTACCCATTTTCTTTGCAAGAGAGGTACCACCCTTGATGTAGTTTTCATTCGCACCAAACAGGTCGTTGAAATAATAATAACTCAATTCTTCACGGTGATTGATCTTCAGTGAATCCGGTGTATAAGTGCTCAGATAGGCATTGGCACCGATAAAATTAAATCGCTGGCGAATGGTATCCTTTGCCCAGTTAAAGCTGTCCGGATCAAAACCGTAATAATGCACTACATTTCGCTTATACGAAACATCACCGCCTATCTCCAGCTTATTCACAAAATACTTTCCGTAGGCCGATAATTCATTGTCCGAAAAACCACTGAATCCCACATCTTTTATTCCACCATTGGAGGAGAAATGTTTTAAATGCGCTCCCCAACTTCCTTTCTTGTTATACAAATCGTTCACATACAATTCTGCAAGTGGCATTACATAATTACCAATTCCTCCCTTGGCATAAAAACGATAAAGTTTTGTTAATGGAGTTTTAGGAAAAACATTGGCCGCAGAAATTTTTTCGGGCTCGAATTTTACGGATGATTGTCCCGGAAGATTGTTATACGTCATTGGAGGAACAGCCACTGTGGTATCTGCAGTTTTCGGACTCTCTCCTAATTTAGTAGTACGCACCAGGGAACGTGGAAGTCCGCTCACAATAACGGTTGAATACGTTTCTCCACCACCTGTTTCCTGTGCATAGGAAATAGTTCCTATACAAGCGGCGATGAAAACAATTGCTATTTTGACTTTTCTCATGATCATTCCTGATTAGTTTCTTCGGTTCCTTCCTCGGTATTGGTATTTTCCATCATTCGCTTCTGGTTCTGGGTATTCTCAGATTGAATAATAGCATCATATTTCTGTTGAGCAGTAGCAACAATATCATCATCTCCCACATAGTGATCGATAACGCTTTTTAAGGTAGCTTTTGCCTGGAATGCATCGTTGAGTGCTAAATAATTATCCGCAAGAAGGATATATGATTTTGCCACCCAATAATCATAATTCGGTTTAACTTTTACGAAACTGAAAATTTCCGTCTCGCATTTTTTATGATCTCCCTGCTTAAACAGAATGAAACAAATGTTATAACGCGATTCAGCCCACCGCCATCCGGTTTTGGTAATTTTAATGGAGCTTTCCAGATCGAGTTTGGCATTGACCAAATCACCGGTTTGCAATAAGGACATCCCGGAGATGAAATACGATTCTGATTTTAAATCATCTTTCACTGTGTTGTCCTTTAACACCTTTTTCGCGTATTCATGCGCAAGGACAAAATCGTTGGTCAGAAAATACCCGCGCATTAATCCAATTTGCGCATTGAGAATATTAACCCCCGAAGAACCTACTTTTTCGAGGTTTAAATAATATTTATTACTCTGAGCGTAATCCTTCTTCTGGAACCAGTAATTACCCATCTTTAAGGAAATGGTTTCCATATAAGGATTCCCGCTTAGGCCATAAACATATTCATATTCAGCAATGGCCAAATCTTTGGTTTCATCCCTCGAGTACAAGCACTCTCCTTTATAAAAACGAGCTTGTAAAACGTAAACTCCGTTTGGAAACTGATTTAGATAATTGTTGAATTTTTCAATGGCTTTATCACAATTGTTTTCGTTGTAGGCTTTTTCGGCCTGATCCCACAAGGTGTTTTCAATTTCTTTCGAAGATTCACCTTGTTTATCATATTGCTTCACAAGTGCCACCCACTCCGCTTCACGATCCTGGGCCGTTAATACATTCTTTAAGCCATCCAAAGCAGTTTGAATATCCTGCGCGTTTTTGCTGGTTAGCAATTTCCGGTAATAGGTTTCCGACTCCGGATAATTTTTAAGCTGATAATAAGAAAGTGCTATGTACCCAATCGCTTTATTCACCCGCTGATTGGCTGGGTAGCGGCTAATAAATTCCTTATAGGATTCAATACTTTTCGCATGGTTTTGATTTTCGCGATATACTTCACCGATTTCAAATACGGCTTCGGGGACATAATTGCTCGACGGAAAATCACGAATCAGTTTGTTGTAGGTTGTTACGGCATCATCATATTTACGAATGAGGTGACGACAATGCGCAATCTGGTACAGTGCATAGTCACGCGAACCCACATTGTAATCATAAGCTTTATTATAAAACTCTATGGCATTCTCATTTTCCTTTTTGAAATAATACAAATCACCAACCCTTAAGCTGGCATCCGCAAGTTTTACTTTATCCTTTTCGTCTTTATCCGCAATGAATTTTTTAAATGCATACAAACTTGAATTCAGAGAACTGTTATCGCCACCCGATTTTGTACGCTCAATTTCATCCATTCCCTTTTCATACCAGGCATAGGCAATGTTGTAATTGGCAATGTTATAATACTTCATGGAAAAGGCACCGGGTTCCTGCTGGAATCGGGAATAGGATTCGATGGCTTCATCGTATTTCTCTTTTTTGTATAAACATTCCGCAATCCAAAAACGACTTTCTGCATTCAAGCGCTTGTCGATCGGATAAGTCTTCACATTTTCAAATGCACGAATCGCTTCATCGTATTTTCCATTCTGAAATAATTCCACCCCAAGATTAAACGTTACCATCTGATAAGCCGTCTGAATTCTGAAATCCTTGTTTTTCACCTTATCAATGGCATCTAAAGCCGACTGATACTTGCGGGTGGTGAGATAAACATTCACCAGGAAGGAATACGCCTCATCACGACGTGGACTTTCCGGATATTTTTTCAAATAAGCCTGAAGCGCATCAATCGCTTCGTGAAAAGGATTATTGGAAAGCTCGTAAGATAAACGTGCGTAAGAAAAGGTAGCGTCTTCCTGAATTTTTTTATCGAATTCTAATTCAGATGCACCTTCGTAAGCATTTCTTGCATAATCTTTTTTATTCAATCGCAGGTAACAATCACCCATGTGGTAATAGGACAATTGCGCCATTTCATCTTTACCATTGGTTGTCTTGTTTAAATAAGGAACCGCTTTTTCATAAAATCCACTTCGGTAATAGGAATAACCCATAATATAGTTTTCCTCGCGATTGGGTGTAACGGTAGCAAGGTATTGTTCCAGATAAGGAACAGCAATATCATATTTTTTCAGGCGATAATAGGAATCACCAACAAGGTGGGCCAATTCAGGTTTTTGTTTTCCTTTACAGGTATCCAGAATCGGAGGCACATAGGTGATTACATCATCGTATCTTCCTTGTAAATAATAAATCTGTGCAATATAATAGGGAACCAGCGCCCTGAACGTTTCACTACTTTTTAATTTTTCAAATCCCTCCAATGCAACCTGATAAATTTTATCCTGATACGCAATGTGGGAATAATAATATAAAGCAGGTTCTCTATAGTCGTTTTCGCTTTCTTTAATTAAAACAAATTCATTGGCAGCCGCTTTATTTTCTTTCAATTGAAAATAGGAATATCCCTTTTTGTAATGGTATTCCGCTTTTTCTTTTTCATTGAGATGAAACAAATCTACCTTATCGAAATATTCGAGCGCTTTCTTCCATTTTTTGTTTTGAAAAAAGTGGCGGCCTAAATGCAAATACACTGTACGCACCTGTGGCGATTCAGGGTGCATGTCGACAAAACGCTCCAGAAGGTATTCTGCATCTGGATGGAATAATTTTAACGCACAGAGCGCGTAATAGTACTCGGCGTTTATGCTCACCTCATCCTGCTGGTCGTTGAGGACTTTAATCACCTCTTCGAATTTCTCTTGTGCAGCAGAATATTTTTCCTTGTCATACAACTCCAATGCGTCGCGGTATGCAACGTATTTATCCGTGTAAATTTTAGTCTTTTGCGCATAGAGTGTTCCAGACTGAATAAACAGCACAAAAACTAAAGCGCAAAACCATACGATTCTTCTCGCCATCTCATAATGGGTTTGGGTCCGCGAAAACGGACAGATTTCAACTTAGTAAAATTAGACAGCCCATAGGGGACATCCTCTCCGACTTGTATAAGTTTTCAACCCATTTCTGTTAACATTAAGACTGGCTTCTGATTGAAAAAACGCCTGAAGTAGCGTGTTTTTTTGGCATCTTTACGTATCCAAATCCATCAGGGTTACATATGTCCACTGCCATTACCTTAAAAAACGTTGGTATTTACCAAAACGAGAACCTCATTCTGGAGGAGCTGAACTTTGAATTGAACAAGGGTGAATTCGTTTATCTGGTTGGTAAAACGGGAAGTGGGAAATCCAGTTTATTGAAGACCCTGTATGGTGAACTTCCTTTAAAATCGGGAACCGGGCATGTAGCGGGTTTTGATATTTCGGGATTAAAACGAAAACAAATCCCCTACCTGAGAAGAAAAATCGGTATTGTTTTTCAGGATTTCCAGTTGCTAAGCGACAGAACCGTAAGTGATAATTTGCTGTTTGTTATGGAAGCCACCGGATGGAAAGACAAGAAGAAAATGAGCAGTTCGGTGGATCAGCTGCTTCATATGGTGGGATTAGAAGGAAAAAACAACCAATTACCCCATCAATTATCCGGCGGAGAGCAACAACGCGTGGCCATAGCAAGAGCCCTGGTGAATGAACCGGAATTAATCCTCGCCGATGAACCTACGGGAAATCTCGACCCTGAAACGTCTGCAGAAATTTTGAACTTAATGTTTGCTATATCCAGAAACGGAACAGCAGTTTTAATGGCCACACACGATTATTCCATTATGGAACGTTTTCCTATGCGCACCATGAAATGTGAGAACAAAAAATTAATCGAAGTTACTCCGGTGGCACATTTTAACCCCATGAATCCTTTATCCAGAGATTAAAATGATCTCTATTTTAATTCCCGTTTATAATTTCGATGTGCGTCCGCTCGTCAATGAATTATTGAAGCAGGTTCAAAATAGTGGAATAGCCTTCGAGATGATTATCATCGACGATTGCTCCTCCCCCGATTTTCAGCAAATGAATTCGGAATTAAAAGAGAAAGGAGGTCTCTGCTATTTTCAGCTAAATGAAAACATTGGCCGAAGTAAAATCAGAAATTTACTTTTCGAAAAGGCAAAGTTCCCCTATTTACTTTTCATGGATTGCGATTCGTGGCCGGAAACGGAGAACTACATTTCTAATTATATCCGTCAGGCAGAAGAAGATAAAGTGGTTTATGGAGGCAGGACCTATTCTCCAATGGCACCTGAAAAAAAATCGCAATTCTTACGTTGGCATTATGGCATTAACCGGGAAGTTATTCCCTATCATAAACGACAGGTAAATCCATACCGCAGTTTTATGACCAATAATTTTTTGATTCACCGCAATGTGTATGAAAAAATTAAAATGGATGAAACGGTAAAGGGATACGGACATGAAGACTCGCGCTTTGCTTATGAATTATCAGTAATGGAAATTCCGGTAAAACATATTGATAATCCATTACGACATATAGGACTCGAAGACGCTGATGTTTTTTTAAGACAAACTGCCATTGGTGTAAAAAATCTCCATCGCTTAATCCAGGAAAAAAAGATAAACTCAGATAATAAGTTATATTCCGCTTACCGCATGCTTAAGGGCGACTGGAGCCGGAAATGGTTTATACGCTGGTTTAAACGAAATAAAATATCCATAGAAAAAAATCTTCTTTCTGAACATCCCTCTCTTCGGAAATTCGATTTATTTAAACTAGGATTACTGCTTCAATGTGAAGAAGAAATGATTAATCCGGAACCATAGTTTTTTACCAAAAATTGCAAGTGATGAGTTCAAAAATATTATTGGTAGAGGATGAGGAAAGTCTTCTGAATGTAATCCGGATGAATCTGGAATTAGAGCAATATCATGTTGATACCTGCTCCGATGGAGAGCTTGCTCTAAAAATGGCGAAAGAAGGAAATTATGACTTGATATTACTGGATGTAATGTTGCCAAAAATGGATGGATTTGAAATTTGCACACAGCTCAGAAAAACAGGAAATGTAAGTCCGATTTTATTTTTAACCGCCAGGGGAACCAGTGAAGACCGCATTAATGGATTAAAACGTGGAGCAGATGATTATTTGGTAAAACCGTTTCATCTCGAAGAATTATTATTACGCATTAAAATTTTACTCAACCGGAATAAAAAAAGCATCACGCAAGAAGAGCGTGAAGAAGTTTTTAGTTTCGGAAATTTTAAAATTGATTTTAACACCTTCGAAATTTTCGAAAACGGAAATAAAAAAACGGAATTAGGTAAACGGGAAATTCAATTGCTGAAGCTGCTCATTCAACATCCCGGAAAAGTCATCTCCAGGGAAGAAATTCTGGATAAAATCTGGGGAGAAGATGCCTACCCGACCTCCCGTACCATCGATAATTATATTCTCGTTTTCCGTAAAAACTTCGAATCGAACCCCAAAGAACCCCGTTATTTCCACTCCGTAAGAGGTGTGGGATACAAATTCACACCCTGATTTACAGCAGATTACAGCCCGATAAATCGTTCTAATTCCGATAATACAGTCCTGGCAACCGTTTACCCAAATTTTTACATATGAGGCAACCTCTGTGAAATTTGTTCGTCTTTATTACGGAATCTGGCAGATTGCTACCTCCACGATTCTACTGGTTTTATATTCCTTGCAGGATTACCTGAAAAGAGCCCATCTCCTCCTCCAACCTCCGGACTCTTTTCAGGTTTCTTTTTTTTCATTCATCACATTTCATTCAATCATTAGCAACCTATTCAAGTTCCTGTCGTTGTACAGTTATACTCGAAGGCTATGAAGAAATTTTACTTGATTCTATTTCATCTGGTATTAATCAATGAAATAAATGCACAGAATTTTCTGTTTCTCGACCCAACGGCTTCATCCTCATTTTATAATCCTGCCTTTACCGGTGGTGATACCTGTACACAGATTCGAAACAGCACACAACTACAATCACCGGGATCCTATAGCTGGCAATTCCAGAATTTTTTAACGGTTAGCCAATACCTGAATAAACCCAATGCATGGATTGGCTTCGGACATTTATTTGATAATAAGGCGGATTTAATTCACTACAACCAATACTCTTTGTTTGTAGCAAAACCTGTTTATATAAAGAAGAATATCATTTGGACCCATGGATTACAATTAAGTTTACTTCATCAACAGCATAATAACGGCCAAATATTCTATGGGGATCAAATTGATCCGCGAATAGGATTTGTGTTTGATAGCGGTGATAATTATCCAAACTACAGATCTAATTTTTTTCTTATCAGTTATGGTACCAGCTTCCAGTATAAAAATTTATTAGGGGGAATTACACTACACAACATCAATCACCTTGGAAAAAATATTGCACCAAAGCTTATTCAATTCGAAGCAGATAAGGATAACAAAAACTATCAATCGTATTTAGATGTGCAATTAGCATACAAATTGAAATTAAAAATAGCAGGCGGAGAATTAAATACAGCCCTGTTTTCTACGGGAACATTTTATGTAAACGCTAATCCATATATAAAAGCAGGATTGAATTTTGAATGGCAACAATTCAGAATTCAATATAGTAAACGCATTACCGAATCGCTGGATTACAATCCTTTCAATAGCATCAGTTTTGGTTATAATGGAAAATCGGCTGGGATCACTTATTCATTTGGATGGAATAATCCGCAATTAAAATACGGCGGCACACACCAACTTTCGCTACTGTTAAAAATCAGAAAAGTGAACAGTCACGCTGATTTTAAAAGTAAACAAAATGAAATATTCATTCACTAAACTGTAGCCTATGAAAACTACTTTATATATTTTTTTAGCGCTGACATTTCTATTCTCCTGCAAAAAATATGAGCATACCGATTTGATTTCGCAGGGACATTATTATATCGAAAACGGTGATACTATTTCTACATGTTTTATTCCAACTGCTTTTACCCCTCAAACCAGAGATGGAATAAATGATGAATTTAAACCCATTGTAACCGGTTATCTCGAAGGAAGTTTTTCGGTAAAAATATATAGTCAGAATTCAGATTTACTCTTCTCTTCTTCATTACCTGAAAACGGGTGGGACGGAACATATCACGGCGGCTATTACCAATCCGTTTATGCAAGTGTTCAGGTTCGCTTTACTGCAAGTAACGGAAATGAACTTCAATTTGAGTCACCCCTATTAGTACAATATTAATCGCAAAGAATACAAAAAGTACTCGCTTCCGTATGCGTAAATGATACGTTGGGATCGAGCATTTCAGCAACTATCCGGTTAATCTCTGTCTCAAAGAAATCCCAGTCTTCACCTTGAAGATTAGCATTCTTTTCAATGGTCAGTAAACACAACTCTTCTTTTTTCAATAAAGGATAAATTCCGGATTGAACTATATTCACTTCAGGATGATTTCTTTGGTAGCACCAGGCATAAGCTAATAATTGCAAGGCCTTAGGTTTGCTTCCTAAATCTTTATCCCTGTTGGCATGCACATCACGCGCTTCGAATTTTCCGGTTTTATAATCGATAATACGTACTTGTCCATCCAATAAATCAATCCGGTCGGCCTTACCTTTAATCCGAATAACACCATGAGGTGTATTTAAATCCTGACCAAGATCTTCCTCAATTCCCAGTATGATTAATTCATGTTGCCGAACTACTTCACGTTCCATTTTTAGCAAGCCTTCCAATATCGACAACGAAACCTGATATAAAAGCAAATAATTTCCCTGATCCACCTGTGCAGATCCAGCTTCCTGTTTTAAATATCGTAAGGCTGTTTCAGGATAAT from Flavobacteriales bacterium includes:
- a CDS encoding response regulator transcription factor, which produces MSSKILLVEDEESLLNVIRMNLELEQYHVDTCSDGELALKMAKEGNYDLILLDVMLPKMDGFEICTQLRKTGNVSPILFLTARGTSEDRINGLKRGADDYLVKPFHLEELLLRIKILLNRNKKSITQEEREEVFSFGNFKIDFNTFEIFENGNKKTELGKREIQLLKLLIQHPGKVISREEILDKIWGEDAYPTSRTIDNYILVFRKNFESNPKEPRYFHSVRGVGYKFTP
- a CDS encoding tetratricopeptide repeat protein — its product is MARRIVWFCALVFVLFIQSGTLYAQKTKIYTDKYVAYRDALELYDKEKYSAAQEKFEEVIKVLNDQQDEVSINAEYYYALCALKLFHPDAEYLLERFVDMHPESPQVRTVYLHLGRHFFQNKKWKKALEYFDKVDLFHLNEKEKAEYHYKKGYSYFQLKENKAAANEFVLIKESENDYREPALYYYSHIAYQDKIYQVALEGFEKLKSSETFRALVPYYIAQIYYLQGRYDDVITYVPPILDTCKGKQKPELAHLVGDSYYRLKKYDIAVPYLEQYLATVTPNREENYIMGYSYYRSGFYEKAVPYLNKTTNGKDEMAQLSYYHMGDCYLRLNKKDYARNAYEGASELEFDKKIQEDATFSYARLSYELSNNPFHEAIDALQAYLKKYPESPRRDEAYSFLVNVYLTTRKYQSALDAIDKVKNKDFRIQTAYQMVTFNLGVELFQNGKYDEAIRAFENVKTYPIDKRLNAESRFWIAECLYKKEKYDEAIESYSRFQQEPGAFSMKYYNIANYNIAYAWYEKGMDEIERTKSGGDNSSLNSSLYAFKKFIADKDEKDKVKLADASLRVGDLYYFKKENENAIEFYNKAYDYNVGSRDYALYQIAHCRHLIRKYDDAVTTYNKLIRDFPSSNYVPEAVFEIGEVYRENQNHAKSIESYKEFISRYPANQRVNKAIGYIALSYYQLKNYPESETYYRKLLTSKNAQDIQTALDGLKNVLTAQDREAEWVALVKQYDKQGESSKEIENTLWDQAEKAYNENNCDKAIEKFNNYLNQFPNGVYVLQARFYKGECLYSRDETKDLAIAEYEYVYGLSGNPYMETISLKMGNYWFQKKDYAQSNKYYLNLEKVGSSGVNILNAQIGLMRGYFLTNDFVLAHEYAKKVLKDNTVKDDLKSESYFISGMSLLQTGDLVNAKLDLESSIKITKTGWRWAESRYNICFILFKQGDHKKCETEIFSFVKVKPNYDYWVAKSYILLADNYLALNDAFQAKATLKSVIDHYVGDDDIVATAQQKYDAIIQSENTQNQKRMMENTNTEEGTEETNQE
- a CDS encoding ATP-binding cassette domain-containing protein, which gives rise to MSTAITLKNVGIYQNENLILEELNFELNKGEFVYLVGKTGSGKSSLLKTLYGELPLKSGTGHVAGFDISGLKRKQIPYLRRKIGIVFQDFQLLSDRTVSDNLLFVMEATGWKDKKKMSSSVDQLLHMVGLEGKNNQLPHQLSGGEQQRVAIARALVNEPELILADEPTGNLDPETSAEILNLMFAISRNGTAVLMATHDYSIMERFPMRTMKCENKKLIEVTPVAHFNPMNPLSRD
- a CDS encoding glycosyltransferase is translated as MISILIPVYNFDVRPLVNELLKQVQNSGIAFEMIIIDDCSSPDFQQMNSELKEKGGLCYFQLNENIGRSKIRNLLFEKAKFPYLLFMDCDSWPETENYISNYIRQAEEDKVVYGGRTYSPMAPEKKSQFLRWHYGINREVIPYHKRQVNPYRSFMTNNFLIHRNVYEKIKMDETVKGYGHEDSRFAYELSVMEIPVKHIDNPLRHIGLEDADVFLRQTAIGVKNLHRLIQEKKINSDNKLYSAYRMLKGDWSRKWFIRWFKRNKISIEKNLLSEHPSLRKFDLFKLGLLLQCEEEMINPEP
- a CDS encoding gliding motility-associated C-terminal domain-containing protein; this encodes MKTTLYIFLALTFLFSCKKYEHTDLISQGHYYIENGDTISTCFIPTAFTPQTRDGINDEFKPIVTGYLEGSFSVKIYSQNSDLLFSSSLPENGWDGTYHGGYYQSVYASVQVRFTASNGNELQFESPLLVQY